The following are from one region of the Streptomyces rubrogriseus genome:
- a CDS encoding SpaA isopeptide-forming pilin-related protein — MHSIRQRMAALRPRLGRTGLACALVAGLAPALVVGVGASQAQAAPLPGGLGPCAGRLCPDEFPEINNGSFAGRDNAINVFAGDDFRVRGRAAEAEGRVVVLDDFDMNKSAGGSAVYDIGIAGVGSRVPPPDGADFLTTGNDITVAPGQRLLADGGVVRYGGTVTGTVTGDLEHDPDAADPYLALRDQLTVASQCYARVDGELRTATGTAVNQGYQTLFTGDGTSALQVFNVDFDLAGASGGQQGIVFQNIPDDATVLVNMLGSERTINTYSGGIVDATDSLNAYRERLLWNFPDATTANFAGTGQFQGSVLVGPQNSMSTVSLPGINGRFFSSGSITHTSEQSGVEFHAYPFDGDLPDCGDEPPGPGPDPVTGEVRVEKTDAETGDALAGAEFELWEETNGVDGLQTGGANPDTQVGDVCTTDTDGVCAQTVATGTYYWRETAVPDGYELPDPNVFGPLELTEDNAAGGVRVEARNTPEDEPGPVTGQVRVLKTDAETGDALAGAEFELWEETNGVDGLQTGGANPDTQVGDVCTTDTDGECTRTVATGTYYWRETAAPDGYELPDPNVFGPLVLTEDNAAGGVQVEARNTAGDEPGPETGQVRIRKIDAESGAVLPGAVFELWEETNGVQGLQTDGDDPDTRIGGTCVTGVLGRCARTVEAGTYYWRETAAPDGYELPDPNVFGPLVLTEGNLEGGVQVEAENTAEDEPGPPPGPGDEGSIEVEKTDAGNGGPLAGAEFELWEETNGLAGLQTSGDNADTLAGDCTTDASGGCLFEDLEPGSYYLRETAVPEGYELPADPVTGPVRVTEANAEDGVTVRIDNEREGDDGGDGHGGYGDDGDHGGDDGHDGASGYGSGPGAGSDYGTK; from the coding sequence ATGCACTCCATCAGACAACGCATGGCCGCCCTCCGGCCCCGCCTGGGCCGGACCGGGCTGGCCTGCGCCCTCGTGGCGGGCCTCGCGCCCGCCCTGGTCGTCGGGGTCGGGGCCTCGCAGGCGCAGGCCGCCCCGTTGCCGGGCGGACTCGGGCCGTGTGCCGGGCGGCTGTGCCCGGACGAGTTCCCCGAGATCAACAACGGCTCGTTCGCCGGACGCGACAACGCCATCAACGTCTTCGCCGGTGACGACTTCCGCGTCCGGGGACGGGCCGCCGAGGCCGAGGGCCGGGTCGTCGTCCTCGACGACTTCGACATGAACAAGAGCGCGGGCGGCAGTGCCGTCTACGACATCGGCATCGCGGGCGTCGGCTCGCGGGTGCCGCCGCCGGACGGGGCGGACTTCCTGACCACCGGAAACGACATCACGGTCGCCCCGGGGCAGCGGCTGCTCGCCGACGGCGGCGTCGTCCGCTACGGCGGAACGGTGACCGGGACCGTGACCGGCGACCTCGAACACGACCCGGACGCCGCCGATCCCTACCTCGCGCTGCGCGACCAGCTCACCGTGGCCAGCCAGTGCTACGCGCGCGTGGACGGCGAGCTGAGGACCGCCACCGGCACGGCCGTCAACCAGGGCTACCAGACCCTGTTCACCGGCGACGGCACGTCCGCGCTCCAGGTGTTCAACGTGGACTTCGACCTCGCCGGCGCCTCCGGCGGGCAGCAGGGGATCGTCTTCCAGAACATCCCCGACGACGCGACCGTCCTGGTGAACATGCTCGGCTCCGAGCGCACCATCAACACCTACAGCGGGGGCATCGTCGACGCCACCGACTCGCTCAACGCCTACCGCGAGCGTCTGCTGTGGAACTTCCCCGACGCCACCACGGCGAACTTCGCCGGCACGGGCCAGTTCCAGGGCAGCGTGCTGGTCGGACCGCAGAACTCCATGTCGACGGTGTCGCTGCCCGGCATCAACGGGCGCTTCTTCAGCAGCGGTTCCATCACCCACACCAGCGAGCAGTCGGGCGTCGAGTTCCACGCCTACCCGTTCGACGGCGACCTCCCGGACTGCGGTGACGAGCCTCCCGGCCCCGGACCCGACCCGGTGACGGGTGAGGTGCGGGTCGAGAAGACGGACGCGGAGACCGGGGACGCGCTGGCCGGGGCCGAGTTCGAGCTGTGGGAGGAGACCAACGGGGTCGACGGTCTCCAGACCGGCGGTGCCAATCCGGACACGCAGGTGGGTGACGTCTGCACGACGGACACCGACGGCGTGTGCGCGCAGACGGTGGCGACCGGTACGTACTACTGGCGTGAGACGGCCGTGCCCGACGGTTACGAGCTGCCCGACCCCAACGTCTTCGGCCCGCTGGAGCTGACGGAGGACAACGCCGCGGGCGGCGTGCGGGTGGAGGCGCGGAACACCCCCGAGGACGAGCCCGGCCCGGTGACGGGGCAGGTGCGGGTCCTCAAGACCGACGCGGAGACCGGGGACGCGCTGGCCGGGGCCGAGTTCGAGCTGTGGGAGGAGACCAACGGGGTCGACGGTCTCCAGACCGGCGGTGCCAATCCGGACACGCAGGTGGGTGACGTCTGCACGACGGACACCGACGGCGAGTGCACCCGGACGGTGGCGACCGGTACGTACTACTGGCGTGAGACGGCCGCGCCCGACGGCTACGAGCTGCCCGACCCGAACGTCTTCGGCCCGCTGGTCCTGACGGAGGACAACGCCGCGGGCGGCGTGCAGGTCGAGGCCCGGAACACCGCCGGTGACGAGCCCGGCCCCGAGACCGGACAGGTCCGGATCAGGAAGATCGACGCCGAGTCGGGCGCCGTGCTGCCGGGAGCGGTCTTCGAGCTGTGGGAGGAGACCAACGGCGTCCAGGGTCTCCAGACCGACGGGGACGACCCCGACACCCGGATCGGCGGCACCTGTGTGACCGGCGTCCTGGGGCGGTGCGCGCGCACCGTGGAGGCCGGCACGTACTACTGGCGAGAGACGGCCGCGCCCGACGGCTACGAGCTGCCGGACCCCAACGTCTTCGGCCCACTGGTGCTGACCGAGGGGAACCTCGAAGGCGGCGTGCAGGTCGAGGCCGAGAACACCGCCGAGGACGAGCCCGGCCCGCCGCCCGGACCCGGCGACGAGGGCTCCATCGAGGTGGAGAAGACCGACGCGGGGAACGGCGGGCCGCTGGCCGGGGCGGAGTTCGAGCTGTGGGAGGAGACCAACGGCCTGGCCGGTCTCCAGACCTCCGGCGACAACGCCGACACCCTGGCCGGGGACTGCACCACCGACGCTTCCGGCGGCTGTCTCTTCGAGGACCTCGAACCCGGGTCGTACTACCTGCGGGAGACCGCCGTGCCCGAGGGGTACGAGCTGCCCGCGGACCCGGTGACCGGCCCGGTCAGGGTGACCGAGGCGAACGCCGAGGACGGCGTCACCGTGCGGATCGACAACGAACGCGAGGGCGACGACGGCGGCGACGGCCACGGCGGCTACGGCGACGACGGCGATCACGGGGGTGACGACGGGCACGACGGCGCCTCCGGCTACGGCTCGGGCCCCGGCGCCGGATCCGATTACGGAACCAAGTAG
- a CDS encoding LLM class F420-dependent oxidoreductase: MNEATASLKESVGRYGVWSAQLRAEDPAGAAERAEAAAELERLGYGALWLGGNSAARHAAPLIGATERIVVGTSIQSIWEHNASEAAAGFAELEVSHPGRFVLGLGVSHGPRVEGYRRPYSTMVGYLDELDRAGMRSGHRVLAALGPKMLDLSRDRAAGAIPYLVTPEHTAQARERLGEGPLLAPEFKVVLDSDPSRARATARAYLAMYLKLPNYTKNFLNLGFTDDDVTGGGSDRLIDAVFAWGDEATIRARVDAFHAAGADHVALQLVEDDMARLPREGWRRLAALLA, translated from the coding sequence ATGAACGAGGCGACGGCTTCCCTGAAGGAATCGGTCGGACGGTACGGCGTCTGGAGCGCCCAGCTGCGCGCGGAGGACCCGGCGGGCGCGGCGGAACGCGCCGAGGCCGCCGCCGAACTGGAGCGGCTCGGCTACGGCGCCCTGTGGCTCGGCGGCAACAGCGCCGCCCGGCACGCCGCCCCGCTGATCGGGGCGACGGAGCGGATCGTGGTCGGCACCAGCATCCAGAGCATCTGGGAGCACAACGCGTCCGAGGCGGCGGCGGGCTTCGCCGAGCTGGAGGTCTCGCACCCGGGCCGCTTCGTGCTCGGCCTAGGGGTCAGCCACGGCCCGCGCGTGGAGGGGTACCGCCGCCCGTACTCGACGATGGTCGGCTACCTGGACGAGCTGGACCGGGCCGGGATGCGCTCCGGGCACCGGGTGCTGGCGGCGCTCGGCCCGAAGATGCTGGACCTGTCCCGGGACCGGGCGGCGGGCGCGATCCCGTACCTGGTCACCCCGGAGCACACCGCGCAGGCCCGCGAGCGGCTCGGCGAGGGCCCGCTGCTGGCCCCGGAGTTCAAGGTCGTCCTCGACTCGGACCCGTCCCGTGCCCGTGCGACGGCCCGCGCCTACCTCGCCATGTACCTGAAGCTGCCGAACTACACGAAGAACTTCCTGAACCTCGGCTTCACGGACGACGACGTGACCGGCGGCGGCAGCGACCGCCTCATCGACGCCGTGTTCGCCTGGGGCGACGAGGCCACGATCCGCGCCCGCGTCGACGCCTTCCACGCCGCGGGCGCCGATCATGTGGCCCTCCAACTGGTGGAGGACGACATGGCCCGCCTCCCGCGGGAGGGCTGGCGCCGGCTCGCCGCGCTCCTGGCGTGA
- a CDS encoding heme-degrading domain-containing protein — MSTAPTTPTVAELEEQERRLVFRRFTNDDAWALGSLLVELAREREAPVAIDIHRAGQQLFHAALPGSAPDNDVWIARKRRVVERYGSASYLVGARFRAKGTTFEESSRLDPDTYAAHGGSFPVTVAGVGVVGAVTVSGLPQVEDHRLVVEALERFLGE, encoded by the coding sequence GTGAGCACCGCACCGACCACCCCCACCGTCGCGGAGCTGGAGGAGCAGGAACGCCGTCTGGTCTTCCGCCGGTTCACCAACGACGACGCGTGGGCGCTGGGCTCCCTGCTCGTCGAACTGGCCCGGGAGCGCGAGGCCCCGGTCGCCATCGACATCCACCGTGCCGGACAGCAGCTCTTCCACGCCGCGCTGCCCGGCTCGGCCCCCGACAACGACGTCTGGATCGCCCGCAAGCGCCGCGTCGTGGAGCGGTACGGCTCGGCCTCGTACCTGGTCGGCGCGCGCTTCCGGGCCAAGGGCACGACCTTCGAGGAGTCCTCGCGGCTCGACCCCGACACGTACGCGGCGCACGGCGGCTCCTTCCCGGTCACCGTCGCCGGCGTCGGCGTCGTCGGCGCGGTGACGGTCTCCGGGCTGCCGCAGGTGGAGGACCACCGGCTGGTCGTCGAGGCGCTGGAGCGTTTCCTCGGCGAGTAG
- a CDS encoding Gfo/Idh/MocA family oxidoreductase, which translates to MTATPPGTPPLRVGLVGYGLAGSVFHAPLIAATEGLALDTVVTSNPERQQQARAEFPDVRTVATPDELFDRAGELDLVVVASPNKTHVPLATRALQAGLPVVVDKPVAGTAAEARALAALAEERGLLLSVFQNRRWDNDFLTLRELLAEDALGDVWRFESRFERWRPKPKGGWRESGDPSEIGGLLYDLGSHVVDQALVLFGPVTQVYAESVVRRAGAEADDDTFLALTHANGVRSHLYVSSTAAQLGPRFRVLGSKAGYVKHGLDPQEAALREGKRPGPGWGEEDESLWGRVGAGESPLTGGGQVTATVAGDYPAYYAAVARALREGGPNPVDALEAAAALDVLEAARRSARDGVVVAL; encoded by the coding sequence ATGACTGCTACCCCTCCCGGCACTCCCCCGCTGCGCGTCGGCCTCGTCGGCTACGGCCTCGCGGGCTCCGTCTTCCACGCCCCGCTGATCGCCGCCACCGAGGGCCTGGCCCTGGACACGGTCGTCACCTCGAACCCGGAGCGGCAGCAGCAGGCTCGCGCCGAGTTCCCGGACGTGCGGACCGTCGCCACGCCCGACGAGCTGTTCGACCGGGCCGGCGAGCTGGACCTGGTCGTCGTCGCCTCCCCGAACAAGACGCACGTGCCGCTCGCGACCCGGGCCCTTCAGGCCGGTCTGCCGGTCGTGGTGGACAAGCCGGTGGCGGGCACGGCGGCCGAGGCGCGTGCGCTGGCCGCGCTGGCCGAGGAGCGCGGCCTGCTGCTCTCCGTCTTCCAGAACCGCCGCTGGGACAACGACTTCCTCACCCTGCGCGAGCTGCTCGCCGAGGACGCGCTGGGCGACGTGTGGCGCTTCGAGTCCCGCTTCGAGCGCTGGCGGCCGAAGCCGAAGGGCGGCTGGCGCGAGTCCGGCGACCCCTCGGAGATCGGCGGTCTCCTGTACGACCTCGGCAGCCACGTCGTCGACCAGGCCCTGGTCCTCTTCGGCCCGGTCACGCAGGTGTACGCCGAGTCCGTGGTCCGGCGGGCGGGCGCGGAGGCGGACGACGACACGTTCCTCGCGCTCACGCACGCGAACGGCGTCCGCTCCCACCTCTACGTCTCCTCCACCGCCGCCCAGCTCGGCCCCCGTTTCCGGGTGCTCGGCTCGAAGGCGGGCTACGTCAAGCACGGCCTCGACCCGCAGGAGGCGGCGCTGCGCGAGGGCAAGCGGCCGGGCCCCGGCTGGGGCGAGGAGGACGAGTCGCTGTGGGGCCGCGTCGGCGCCGGGGAGTCCCCGCTGACCGGCGGCGGGCAGGTGACGGCGACCGTCGCGGGCGACTACCCCGCGTACTACGCGGCGGTGGCGAGGGCCCTGCGCGAGGGCGGCCCGAACCCGGTGGACGCGCTGGAGGCGGCCGCCGCCCTGGACGTGCTGGAGGCGGCCCGCCGGTCCGCCCGCGACGGAGTGGTGGTGGCCCTGTGA
- a CDS encoding SDR family oxidoreductase produces the protein MTSKTVLITGATSGIGAHTARLLLDRGHRVAVTGRDEGRLKAFLDEAGHPDRLLGLVADAADWQATESAVTRTVAHFGALDAAVANAGFMSGGSVGDGDPTLWSPMVLTNVLGPALLAHATLPHLEATGGRLVLIGSVAGLKNSPANLYSATKWATTGLAENLRLHATTRGIGVTLVNPGMIDTPFWQGADVPSFALPPQPVAEAVCFALDQPAGVDLNTLTVRPLGQPA, from the coding sequence ATGACCAGCAAGACCGTACTGATCACCGGCGCCACCAGTGGTATCGGCGCCCACACCGCCCGGCTGCTCCTCGACCGCGGCCACCGCGTGGCCGTGACCGGCCGCGACGAGGGCCGGCTGAAGGCCTTCCTCGACGAGGCCGGTCACCCCGACCGGCTGCTCGGCCTGGTCGCGGACGCGGCGGACTGGCAGGCCACCGAGTCGGCCGTGACCCGTACCGTGGCGCACTTCGGCGCCCTCGACGCGGCGGTGGCCAACGCCGGGTTCATGTCCGGCGGCTCCGTCGGGGACGGCGACCCGACGCTGTGGTCGCCCATGGTCCTCACCAACGTCCTCGGCCCCGCGCTGCTGGCCCACGCCACCCTGCCCCACCTCGAGGCCACCGGCGGACGGCTGGTGCTCATCGGCAGCGTCGCCGGGTTGAAGAACTCCCCCGCCAACCTCTACTCGGCCACCAAGTGGGCCACCACCGGACTCGCCGAGAACCTGCGCCTGCACGCCACGACCCGCGGCATCGGTGTCACGCTCGTCAACCCCGGCATGATCGACACCCCGTTCTGGCAGGGCGCCGACGTTCCCTCCTTCGCCCTGCCTCCCCAGCCCGTCGCCGAGGCCGTCTGCTTCGCCCTCGACCAGCCGGCGGGCGTCGACCTCAACACCCTGACCGTCCGGCCCCTGGGCCAGCCCGCCTGA
- a CDS encoding helix-turn-helix transcriptional regulator, which translates to MDSPPGRHNRSDIRDFLVSRRARLTPERVGLPTGPRRRVPGLRREEVAALAGVSTEWYTRLEKGHVGGVSEEVLEAVARALRLDEDERTYLLDLARAARPARRRSPSARRKDVAIPPSVQWMVDSMTMAPAFVRSGRLDIVASNALCRALYAPMFGSDTTRDRGRANFPRYFFLDPGSRDFFVDWEEGARATVAVLRAEAGREPHDRALRELVGELATLSPDFRTMWASHDVRIRHEGVKRLDHPEVGRLEMTFRQLDLPLPQRAVHDLIVYTAEPGTPWEDRLKLLASWAAPRATPAKPAWKEATGS; encoded by the coding sequence ATGGACTCTCCGCCCGGCCGGCACAACCGCTCGGACATCCGCGACTTCCTCGTCAGCCGGCGCGCCAGGCTCACCCCGGAGCGGGTCGGACTGCCCACCGGTCCACGACGCCGGGTTCCGGGGCTGCGCCGCGAGGAGGTCGCGGCCCTCGCCGGCGTGAGCACCGAGTGGTACACGCGGCTGGAGAAGGGCCACGTCGGCGGCGTCTCCGAGGAGGTGCTGGAAGCGGTCGCGCGGGCCCTGCGCCTCGACGAGGACGAGCGCACCTACCTGCTCGACCTGGCCAGAGCGGCCCGCCCCGCCCGCCGCAGGTCGCCGTCGGCCCGCCGCAAGGACGTCGCGATCCCGCCCTCCGTCCAGTGGATGGTGGACTCCATGACCATGGCCCCCGCCTTCGTGCGCAGCGGCCGTCTGGACATCGTCGCGAGCAACGCGCTGTGCAGGGCCCTGTACGCACCCATGTTCGGCAGCGACACCACCCGCGACCGGGGCCGCGCCAATTTCCCCCGCTACTTCTTCCTCGACCCCGGCTCCCGCGACTTCTTCGTCGACTGGGAGGAAGGCGCGAGGGCCACGGTCGCCGTGCTCCGCGCCGAGGCCGGACGCGAACCCCACGACCGGGCCCTGCGCGAGCTGGTCGGCGAACTGGCCACGCTCAGCCCGGACTTCCGCACCATGTGGGCCAGTCACGACGTCCGCATCCGTCACGAAGGCGTCAAGCGGCTGGACCATCCCGAAGTCGGCCGCCTGGAGATGACCTTCCGCCAGCTGGACCTGCCCCTGCCCCAACGGGCCGTCCACGACCTGATCGTCTACACGGCCGAGCCGGGCACTCCCTGGGAGGACCGCCTCAAACTCCTCGCCAGTTGGGCAGCACCACGGGCCACGCCCGCGAAGCCCGCCTGGAAGGAAGCCACCGGAAGCTGA
- a CDS encoding HAD-IIA family hydrolase, with protein MADRKPIESWLTDMDGVLIHEGVPIPGADAFIKRLRESGKPFLVLTNNSIYTPRDLHARLRRMGLEVPIESIWTSALATAQFLEDQRPGGSAYVIGEAGLTTALHDIGYILTDHDPDYVVLGETRTYSFEAMTKAVRLINAGARFICTNPDETGPSTEGPLPATGAVAALITKATGKQPYFAGKPNPLMMRTGLNAIGAHSETSAMIGDRMDTDVLAGMEAGMQTFLVLTGLTRPEQVENFPYRPSQVVDSIADLVERV; from the coding sequence ATGGCAGACCGCAAGCCCATCGAGTCGTGGCTCACCGACATGGACGGGGTCCTCATCCACGAAGGCGTGCCGATCCCCGGCGCCGACGCCTTCATCAAGAGGCTCCGCGAGTCCGGCAAGCCCTTCCTGGTCCTGACCAACAACTCGATCTACACCCCGCGCGACCTGCACGCCCGGCTGCGCCGCATGGGGCTGGAAGTGCCGATCGAGTCCATCTGGACCTCGGCGCTGGCCACCGCCCAGTTCCTGGAGGACCAGCGGCCCGGCGGCTCGGCGTACGTCATCGGCGAGGCGGGACTGACCACGGCCCTGCACGACATCGGCTACATCCTCACCGACCACGACCCCGACTACGTGGTCCTCGGCGAGACCCGCACCTACTCCTTCGAGGCCATGACGAAGGCGGTACGGCTGATCAACGCCGGCGCCCGCTTCATCTGCACCAACCCCGACGAGACCGGCCCCTCCACCGAGGGGCCGCTCCCGGCGACCGGCGCGGTGGCCGCCCTGATCACCAAGGCGACCGGCAAGCAGCCGTACTTCGCGGGCAAGCCCAACCCGCTGATGATGCGCACCGGGCTCAACGCGATCGGCGCGCACTCCGAGACCAGCGCGATGATCGGCGACCGCATGGACACCGACGTGCTGGCCGGCATGGAGGCCGGGATGCAGACCTTCCTCGTGCTGACCGGTCTGACCCGGCCCGAGCAGGTCGAGAACTTCCCGTACCGCCCGTCCCAGGTGGTCGACTCCATCGCGGACCTCGTGGAACGGGTCTGA